From a region of the Podospora pseudopauciseta strain CBS 411.78 chromosome 7 map unlocalized CBS411.78m_7, whole genome shotgun sequence genome:
- the DUS1 gene encoding tRNA dihydrouridine synthase (BUSCO:EOG09262Q6S; EggNog:ENOG503NV6J; COG:J) — protein sequence MGFFFCFFFFFGGVADLRLQRKLKGRFATTTTTTEKVNLGREKIVALFTLGRRLLHAAGGRGGTSQAGSSFFFGSRGLYSTMATAPTTDAPAAATVKKLHGREFYESIGSPKYILAPMVDQSEFAWRMLSRSFMPPELQSKLLAYTPMFHARLFSQDAPKPPYNKYRDSHFQCVLPKDPATLWLDGNPLVGDRPLFVQFCANDPQHLLAAALKVAPYCDAVDLNLGCPQGIAKKGHYGSFLQEDQELIYRLINTLHENLPIPVTAKIRILETKEKTLEYAKNVLSAGASILTVHGRRREQKSHLTGVADWEYIRYLRDNLPAETVIFANGNVLEHGDIEECIAATGADGVMSAEGNLSNPAIFAPEPQPGAFEDEFWRGRDGKGGWRVDAVFRRYLDILHKYVKGGEPPARRPLFVPGKGMDTEWMKEEIVIPPKKGSKSEAFGNPNYGALQAHMFHLLRHFVSKHHDVRDALARARLGELEQFEGIYKMVEKKVAEGLIEYEETDGKSMEDPAEEERLKKLVEEMGPAETSATAILRCKRPWWCVQPIIRPLPKEAMARGAIQPGKKDKKRVAEEEANGGEKRVKGDETKGGDAKVVEAVKEELEKQTEFQTSELVSG from the exons AtgggattttttttttgttttttttttttctttggagGGGTTGCGGATTTGCGATTACAACGAAAATTGAAGGGAAGATttgcgacgacgacgacgacgacggaaaAGGTGAACTTGGGAAGGGAAAAAATCGTGGCGTTATTTACTTTGGGAAGAAGGCTCCTCCACGCCgctggtgggagaggtggtaCCTCGCAGGCTggttcttctttcttctttggcAGCAGAGGGTTGTACTCGACCATGGCGACGGCTCCGACAACAGATGCCCCAGCGGCGGCGACGGTGAAGAAGTTGCACGGGAGGGAGTTCTACGAGAGTATCGGGTCGCCAAAGTATATCCTCGCGCCAATGGTTGATCAGTCCGAATTT GCCTGGCGTATGCTCTCCCGCTCATTCATGCCCCCCGAGCTGCAGTCAAAACTCCTCGCCTACACCCCCATGTTCCACGCCCGATTGTTCTCCCAAGACGCTCCGAAGCCACCCTACAACAAATACCGCGACTCGCACTTCCAGTGCGTCCTCCCCAAAGACCCCGCCACCCTCTGGCTCGACGGCAACCCCCTTGTCGGCGACAGGCCGCTGTTTGTACAATTCTGCGCCAACGACCCCCAGCACTTGCTGGCTGCTGCCTTAAAAGTCGCCCCCTACTGCGACGCGGTagacctcaacctcggctGCCCGCAAGGTATCGCCAAAAAGGGGCACTACGGCAGTTTCTTGCAGGAGGATCAGGAGTTGATTTATAGGTTGATCAACACCCTTCACGAGAATCTTCCCATCCCAGTAACGGCCAAGATTAGGATTTTGGAAACAAAGGAGAAGACGCTGGAGTACGCAAAGAATGTGTTGAGTGCCGGGGCGAGTATATTGACTGTTcacgggaggaggagggagcagaAGAGCCATTTGACGGGGGTGGCGGATTGGGAGTATATTCGGTATTTGAGGGATAACCTACCGGCGGAGACGGTCATTTTTGCGAACGGGAATGTTCTGGAGCACGGGGATATCGAGGAGTGTATTGCTGCTACGGGGGCGGATGGGGTTATGTCTGCTGAGGGGAACTTGTCTAACCCGGCGATTTTTGCGCCTGAGCCTCAGCCGGGGGCGTTTGAGGATGAGttctggagggggagggatgggaaggggggatggagggttGATGCTGTTTTTAGACGGTATCTGGATATTTTACACAAGTATGTGAAGGGGGGTGAGCCACCGGCGAGGAGGCCATTGTTTGTACCTGGGAAGGGGATGGATACGGAGTggatgaaggaggagattgtgATCCCGCCGAAAAAGGGGTCGAAATCAGAGGCATTCGGTAACCCCAACTATGGTGCCCTTCAGGCGCACATGTTCCACCTCTTACGGCACTTTGTCTCAAAGCACCATGATGTAAGAGATGCATTGGCTAGGGCGAGGTTAGGAGAGTTGGAGCAGTTTGAGGGGATATACAAGATGGTTGAGAAGAAGGTTGCGGAGGGACTCATCGAGTACGAGGAGACGGATGGGAAGTCGATGGAGGATCCtgcggaggaagagaggttaaagaagctggtggaggagatgggtcCGGCGGAGACGAGCGCGACGGCTATTTTGAGGTGTAAGAGGCCTTGGTGGTGTGTGCAGCCTATCATTCGGCCGTTGCCCAAGGAGGCGATGGCTAGAGGTGCGATTCAgccggggaagaaggatAAGAAGCGGGtagcggaggaggaggccaacgGCGGTgagaagagggtgaagggCGATGAGacaaaagggggggatgCTAAGGTGGTAGAGGCCGTGAaagaggagctggagaagcaAACGGAGTTCCAAACGAGCGAGCTTGTTAGCGGCTGA
- a CDS encoding uncharacterized protein (EggNog:ENOG503Q0JD; COG:S), whose amino-acid sequence MRTQGFVVLGMYSRHLEDYEALLQRQWFTRTWTLQEVLLARSARLVCGCSIKSWDELATVYLRCPEECQSSIGVARRASLGYGALKPFDTLVRCQKRNDSRRYDLEVVTLVRQRDCTEPRDRVYGILGLVSPEIRTQITIDTTLHHCTAFKDFAKAFLKHHGPDLFILVPGRVDAGQESESEFQSDTNLPSWVPDLTLPPLMTRTWSRHEAGRRFSGLTPEHPLFNDDDIAIQVAGIHMATIKQVYPSVDIEALAPQLDADHRMMERLGFQGPSFTSIDPARARQDIRTLIQRTHSHFGYNATRHLGRADFIRTLMGGHLYPEWLGENLDHRQQFSQLLTALGSSSRGTSDNGLANGPANVFLTSMAEAWKGACLVTATVPGRDGVSAGIAPMTSEKGDKVFVFFGGSTPVVTRDSGEGDGSYKVIGPAYVDEFMDGIAFEARKPLENYEMVTIR is encoded by the exons ATGAGAACACAGGGTTTCGTGGTGCTGGGTATGTACAGCCGCCACTTGGAAGACTATGAAGCCCTCTTACAACGCCAGTGGTTTACCCGCACATGGACACTACAAGAGGTTCTCTTGGCCAGGAGTGCACGGCTGGTTTGCGGTTGTTCCATCAAAAGCTGGGATGAACTAGCCACCGTGTACTTGCGCTGTCCGGAAGAGTGCCAAAGCAGCATAGGTGTGGCTAGAAGGGCAAGCCTTGGATATGGGGCCCTGAAGCCTTTTG ATACTCTTGTTCGCTGCCAGAAGCGGAATGATTCTCGTCGCTACGATCTCGAGGTGGTCACTCTTGTTCGGCAACGGGATTGCACCGAGCCTAGGGACAGAGTGTATGGAATACTCGGGCTCGTCAGTCCGGAAATCCGGACGCAAATTACTATCGACACCACACTTCATCATTGCACGGCATTTAAAGACTTCGCCAAGGCCTTCCTCAAGCATCATGGGCCTGATCTTTTCATCCTCGTTCCTGGACGGGTTGATGCTGGGCAAGAGTCAGAGTCAGAATTTCAAAGTGACACAAATTTACCATCCTGGGTCCCCGATCTAACCCTGCCTCCCCTCATGACACGTACTTGGTCTCGTCACGAAGCGGGGAGACGCTTCTCAGGGCTGACGCCGGAACACCCACTGTTCAACGATGATGATATTGCGATTCAAGTCGCAGGAATACACATGGCCACCATCAAGCAAGTTTACCCAAGCGTCGATATCGAGGCCTTGGCGCCCCAGCTGGATGCAGACCACAGGATGATGGAGAGATTGGGATTCCAGGGGCCTTCTTTCACTTCTATTGATCCTGCCAGAGCACGCCAAGACATTCGTACTTTGATACAGCGGACACACTCGCATTTTGGATACAATGCAACCCGTCATCTCGGCCGTGCCGATTTCATTCGCACTTTGATGGGTGGGCACTTGTACCCCGAGTGGCTCGGCGAAAACCTCGACCACCGACAACAATTTTCTCAGTTATTAACCGCACTTGGGTCATCATCTAGGGGCACTTCCGACAATGGTCTAGCCAATGGTCCAGCCAATGTATTTTTGACCTCCATGGCCGAGGCCTGGAAGGGCGCTTGTTTGGTTACTGCTACCGTACCGGGACGTGATGGTGTATCGGCGGGGATTGCGCCCATGACATCGGAAAAAGGGGACaaggtttttgttttctttgggGGTTCAACTCCTGTCGTTACGAGGGATtcaggggagggtgatggaagTTACAAAGTAATTGGTCCTGCTTATGTGGATGAGTTCATGGATGGAATTGCGTTTGAAGCCAGAAAGCCGCTGGAGAACTATGAGATGGTCACCATCAGGTAG
- a CDS encoding uncharacterized protein (EggNog:ENOG503NZGJ; CAZy:GH16; COG:G): MEILSLLLLGGVVGVNAQQAPLTEDSRCGCYLMKGNETAYFKEHRFFDFRNHHHHASVPPVITEVKDTSDAPITSPFFNSTEWTDFWMISNWNNSHGIREDSTLLMVNSPNNVYLEANHDADSSPKSWLSLRTERLQKFQTTAEIESLSAKFKFVSIRMLARTIGARGAITAMFTYRHSEDYYQVQESDLEIRTSDPKNVIHCTNQPSLDSEGDVEVRASKNATMPNGLEWSDWAVHRLDWTPRSTTWYVNDIQVANIEFQTPKDVSNIILNAWSDGGEWTGNMTVGESAYLQLQWFEILYNTTEPEKRQEQGQGVCHSVCSVDGSPEVGRPVMLWSNGGGRGAGVFTGWVPVMMATVLFLLA; the protein is encoded by the coding sequence ATGGAGATTCtaagcctcctccttctcggcggTGTTGTGGGAGTCAATGCACAACAAGCACCTCTCACCGAGGATTCCAGATGCGGTTGCTATCTCATGAAAGGCAATGAAACAGCATATTTCAAGGAACATCGCTTTTTCGACTTtcgaaaccaccaccaccacgcaAGCGTACCCCCAGTCATCACAGAGGTCAAGGACACATCCGACGCACCTATCACGAGCCCTTTCTTCAACTCGACCGAATGGACGGATTTCTGGATGATAAGCAACTGGAACAACAGCCATGGCATCCGCGAGGACTCTACATTGCTGATGGTCAACTCACCAAACAACGTCTACCTCGAAGCAAACCACGACGCTgactcctcccccaaatcaTGGCTCTCACTCCGCACCGAGCGTCTCCAAAAGTTCCAAACCACAGCAGAGATAGAATCCCTCTCGGCAAAATTCAAATTCGTCTCCATCCGGATGTTAGCCCGCACGATTGGCGCTCGTGGTGCCATCACAGCCATGTTTACGTACCGCCACTCGGAGGACTACTACCAAGTACAAGAATCCGACCTGGAAATCCGCACCAGCGACCCCAAGAACGTGATTCATTGCACCAACCAGCCTTCTTTGGACAGTgagggggatgttgaagTCCGTGCCAGCAAAAACGCCACCATGCCCAATGGGCTGGAGTGGTCAGATTGGGCTGTTCACAGGTTGGATTGGACGCCGAGGAGCACGACGTGGTATGTGAATGATATACAGGTGGCGAATATTGAGTTTCAGACGCCGAAGGATGTGAGCAATATTATTTTGAATGCGTGGAGCgatgggggggagtggaCGGGGAATATGACGGTGGGGGAGTCGGCGTATTTGCAGTTGCAGTGGTTTGAGATTTTGTATAACACGACTGAGCCGGAGAAGAGACAGGAGCAGGGGCAGGGTGTGTGCCATTCGGTTTGTAGTGTTGACGGGTCGCCGGAGGTGGGGAGGCCGGTTATGCTTTGGAGCAAtgggggagggcggggggCGGGGGTATTTACGGGGTGGGTtccggtgatgatggcgacggTGTTGTTTTTGCTTGCTTGA